The proteins below are encoded in one region of bacterium:
- a CDS encoding Rrf2 family transcriptional regulator, whose translation MRATLQLKYAIYGIFDLAYNGEGKPVSLNEMGARQQIPVRYLEQIFQKLRRASLVQSKRGPGGGYVLARAPEDISLADVVLAVQGAIVSLGEGDGTSAAECPEFVWEMIREGLEKTLSARSMADLCRVARERGVVRAQVDPVMYEI comes from the coding sequence TTGCGCGCCACGCTCCAACTCAAATACGCGATCTACGGGATCTTCGATCTCGCCTACAACGGCGAGGGCAAACCCGTTTCGCTCAACGAAATGGGAGCGCGCCAGCAGATCCCCGTGCGCTATCTCGAGCAGATCTTCCAGAAGCTGCGCCGCGCGAGTCTGGTGCAGAGCAAGCGCGGGCCCGGTGGGGGCTATGTTCTGGCGCGTGCGCCTGAGGACATCAGCCTGGCCGATGTCGTGCTCGCAGTACAGGGCGCGATCGTCAGTCTGGGCGAGGGCGACGGAACGAGTGCTGCGGAGTGTCCGGAATTTGTATGGGAGATGATTCGCGAGGGGCTGGAAAAGACTCTGAGCGCGCGCAGCATGGCCGACTTGTGTCGCGTCGCTCGTGAACGCGGTGTTGTGCGGGCACAGGTAGACCCCGTCATGTACGAGATCTGA